One Kitasatospora sp. NBC_01287 DNA window includes the following coding sequences:
- a CDS encoding type II toxin-antitoxin system RatA family toxin, with protein sequence MPRVEVDLRIAVPPEDAWAAVVDVLSYPDCMESVDSVEIVDQRDERHRTTAWSVRLKGSVLRWTEAELIDQQARRFDFEQVSGDLGEFTGHWAVRPAPPNGSTVSLHVDFDIGIPLLAEMLNPVAADALRESAAQMLAALEQRLLDQRQAGDPEAFEQQPSGRQSSGLRLPGRQSLDQRLPDSQAVR encoded by the coding sequence ATGCCACGCGTTGAAGTGGATCTGCGCATCGCCGTCCCGCCCGAGGACGCCTGGGCGGCGGTGGTGGACGTGCTGAGCTACCCGGACTGCATGGAGAGCGTCGATTCGGTCGAGATCGTCGACCAGCGCGACGAGCGCCATCGGACCACCGCCTGGTCGGTCCGGCTCAAGGGATCGGTCCTGCGATGGACCGAGGCGGAGCTGATCGACCAGCAGGCACGTCGCTTCGACTTCGAGCAGGTCAGCGGCGATCTGGGGGAATTCACCGGGCACTGGGCGGTGCGGCCCGCACCGCCGAACGGCAGCACGGTCTCGCTGCACGTCGACTTCGACATCGGCATCCCGCTGCTCGCCGAGATGCTCAACCCGGTGGCGGCGGACGCACTTCGGGAGAGCGCCGCGCAGATGCTCGCGGCCCTGGAGCAGCGGCTGCTCGACCAGCGGCAGGCGGGCGACCCGGAGGCGTTCGAGCAACAGCCGTCCGGCCGGCAGTCGTCCGGCCTGCGGCTGCCCGGCCGGCAGTCGCTCGACCAGCGGCTGCCCGACTCGCAGGCGGTGCGGTGA
- a CDS encoding acyl carrier protein: protein MPTREELAQTVRTVISDVLGTEPAEVHERTSLLEDYGIDSLELMEIGARLERTLKVRIELQDLTSAQNVGHAIDLLEIRLAVR from the coding sequence ATGCCCACTCGCGAGGAACTGGCCCAGACGGTCAGGACGGTCATCTCGGACGTGCTCGGCACCGAGCCCGCCGAGGTGCACGAGAGAACCAGCCTGCTGGAGGACTACGGGATCGACAGCCTGGAACTCATGGAGATCGGGGCCCGGTTGGAGCGGACCCTGAAGGTGCGGATCGAGCTCCAGGATCTGACGTCGGCCCAGAACGTGGGACATGCCATCGATCTGCTCGAAATCCGTCTGGCGGTCCGGTGA
- a CDS encoding GNAT family N-acetyltransferase, whose protein sequence is MESDTADGAGYRVELLRSVEELPRDLWERLAPRDDPMWARGVFTALEHGRVGPSGYAYLTLSQNDALVAVLPLCLFRDLRLDRIVGPRERRLLAPVRRLLPRLLRVPMLFCGNLLGQGHVLAPGTLGEEAGRVLVRAVLDFARREGLGTVVFKDFTPADLDPLRTALRAADFFLVPSLPDTELRFGSTSFDEYLAALPAKPRRNARSKIRKFESRTELRIEVLDEFEHLLPQLLSLYQQVMDRADQTLDVLDAAFLAAVQGGVELRRRLVVCFEGERPVAFLLCLFAGSGATGARIGLDYRLAHEARLYHNVHYAAIRLAMADGCRHIRFAQTAYQPKLELGCELVEQWYAMTHVRPLPRAVLRRLLPRALAAALAEALGPHAPAAEHHEERSRHATR, encoded by the coding sequence ATGGAGTCGGACACCGCCGACGGAGCGGGCTACCGCGTCGAACTGCTGCGCAGCGTCGAGGAGCTGCCGCGCGATCTCTGGGAGCGGCTCGCGCCCCGCGACGACCCGATGTGGGCCCGAGGCGTCTTCACCGCTCTGGAGCACGGCAGGGTCGGACCCAGCGGCTACGCCTACCTGACACTCAGTCAGAACGACGCACTGGTAGCCGTTCTGCCACTCTGCCTGTTCCGAGACCTGCGATTGGACAGGATCGTCGGTCCGCGCGAGCGACGCCTGCTGGCGCCGGTACGCAGGCTGCTGCCCCGGCTGTTGCGGGTGCCGATGCTGTTCTGCGGCAACCTGCTGGGACAGGGCCACGTGCTGGCCCCGGGGACGCTCGGCGAGGAGGCCGGCCGGGTGCTGGTGCGGGCGGTCCTCGACTTCGCACGGCGCGAGGGGCTGGGCACGGTGGTCTTCAAGGACTTCACTCCGGCGGACCTGGACCCGCTGCGCACCGCGCTGCGGGCCGCCGACTTCTTCCTCGTGCCGAGCCTGCCCGACACCGAACTACGCTTCGGCAGCACATCGTTCGACGAGTACCTGGCCGCGCTGCCGGCCAAGCCACGGCGCAACGCCCGCAGCAAGATCCGCAAGTTCGAGAGCAGGACCGAGCTGCGGATCGAGGTGCTCGACGAGTTCGAGCACCTGCTGCCGCAGCTGCTGTCCCTCTACCAGCAGGTGATGGACCGGGCCGACCAGACGCTCGACGTGCTCGACGCCGCCTTCCTGGCCGCCGTGCAGGGCGGCGTCGAGCTGCGCCGGCGCCTGGTGGTCTGCTTCGAGGGGGAGCGGCCGGTCGCCTTCCTGCTCTGCCTCTTCGCGGGCTCGGGGGCCACCGGCGCGCGGATCGGCCTGGACTACCGCCTGGCCCACGAGGCGCGGCTCTACCACAACGTGCACTACGCGGCGATCCGACTGGCGATGGCCGACGGCTGCCGCCATATCCGGTTCGCCCAGACCGCGTACCAGCCGAAGCTCGAACTGGGCTGCGAGCTGGTCGAGCAGTGGTACGCGATGACCCACGTACGCCCGCTGCCGCGCGCGGTGCTGCGGCGGCTACTGCCCCGGGCGCTGGCCGCCGCGCTCGCCGAGGCGCTGGGGCCGCACGCCCCGGCGGCCGAACACCACGAAGAGAGGTCGCGTCATGCCACGCGTTGA
- a CDS encoding acyl-CoA dehydrogenase family protein, protein MNFLHRERAVLETLMPGLDQALARYPLAELECSPSPAIQAFREAGGPGLLVPTANAGSGASALQAVRVQRAVGARCPSLAVATTMHHFSIAGLVEAAKYGTGLEGLMLEAIAKDRMLVASGFAEGRAGQNILSPHITAERRGDRIVLNGSKMPCSLSRSMDLLTASVVLRGEDGVDRLGVALIPAATPGITVRPFWGTPILAGAESDEVVLTEVSLDPQLVVPTEVTADAVPDALNVAGFLWFEVLLTAGYLGMASALVERTLLRRGGEHDDPTPYLVAVEAAMLAVEAIARAMAEEEWSEALLVQALSARYAAQDAIASTTRTCLAALGGMAFIGSPEGSYLASAAVGLTFHPPARSRMARPLRDFLDGRPLRIG, encoded by the coding sequence GTGAACTTCTTGCATCGCGAACGCGCCGTACTCGAAACGCTCATGCCCGGGTTGGACCAGGCCCTCGCGCGGTACCCGCTGGCGGAGTTGGAGTGCTCGCCGAGCCCGGCGATCCAGGCGTTCCGCGAGGCCGGCGGCCCCGGGCTGCTGGTGCCGACGGCCAACGCCGGTTCGGGAGCGAGCGCGCTGCAGGCCGTGCGGGTGCAGCGGGCGGTGGGCGCCCGCTGCCCCTCGCTCGCGGTGGCCACCACGATGCACCACTTCTCGATCGCGGGGCTGGTCGAGGCCGCCAAGTACGGCACCGGCCTGGAAGGGCTGATGCTGGAAGCCATCGCGAAGGACCGGATGCTGGTCGCCTCCGGGTTCGCCGAGGGCCGGGCGGGTCAGAACATCCTCAGCCCGCACATCACCGCCGAGCGGCGCGGTGACCGGATCGTGCTGAACGGCAGCAAGATGCCGTGCAGCCTCTCGCGTTCGATGGACCTGCTGACAGCCTCCGTGGTGCTGCGCGGCGAGGACGGCGTGGACCGGCTGGGCGTCGCCCTGATCCCGGCCGCCACCCCGGGGATCACCGTGCGCCCGTTCTGGGGCACGCCGATCCTCGCGGGCGCCGAGAGCGACGAAGTCGTGCTCACCGAGGTCTCGTTGGACCCGCAGCTGGTGGTACCGACCGAGGTCACCGCCGACGCCGTGCCGGACGCGCTGAACGTGGCGGGCTTCCTCTGGTTCGAGGTGCTGCTGACGGCCGGCTACCTGGGGATGGCCAGCGCACTGGTGGAGCGGACGCTGCTGCGCCGAGGTGGCGAGCATGACGATCCGACCCCCTACCTGGTCGCGGTCGAGGCGGCGATGCTCGCGGTCGAGGCCATCGCCCGCGCGATGGCGGAGGAGGAGTGGAGCGAGGCACTGCTGGTCCAGGCACTGAGTGCCCGGTACGCCGCGCAGGACGCGATCGCGAGCACCACCAGGACCTGCTTGGCGGCGTTGGGCGGCATGGCGTTCATCGGCTCCCCCGAGGGCTCGTACCTGGCCTCGGCCGCCGTCGGCCTGACCTTCCATCCGCCGGCCCGAAGCCGGATGGCCCGCCCGCTGCGGGACTTCCTGGACGGTCGCCCGTTGCGGATCGGCTGA
- a CDS encoding aspartate aminotransferase family protein, whose amino-acid sequence MSDAPVTARAEAAEVFDQLRRHLSPKLALTGNFAGRGAVEQHADGCRVTLSDGRTVLDFGSYAVTLLGHRHPAAVAAVRRQLDTMPTSTRSLANPVAAQAAACLSGYLGDVLPKVYFGLNGADVVEVAVKLARLATGRGRVLAVRGGFHGKSLGALALTHHPLYRAGLLGCLADVVHIAPDDPAAVLREVAGGQVAAVVLEPVQGENGAVPLATGVLRQWCADAAEHGSFVIADEIQCGLRRCGERSVALADGLPVDAVLFGKPLGGGVLPLSAMLCSERLYAPLAADPFLHSATFGGHPLACAVLPVVLPAIEELAEHGRLLSAQLDGVLERIRVRYPGVVREVRGRGLLRGIDFTSPQAAGSVVIELAGAGLLVSPCLSSPTTVRLLPPLVSAPADIAQAADILDAAIAVAERTVPAYEAN is encoded by the coding sequence GTGAGCGACGCCCCGGTGACCGCGCGGGCCGAGGCCGCCGAGGTCTTCGACCAGTTGCGCCGCCACCTCTCCCCGAAGCTCGCGCTGACCGGCAACTTCGCCGGCCGCGGCGCGGTGGAACAGCACGCCGACGGCTGCCGGGTGACGCTCTCCGACGGCCGCACCGTGCTCGACTTCGGCTCCTACGCCGTCACCCTGCTCGGGCACCGCCACCCGGCGGCGGTCGCCGCCGTCCGCCGACAGCTCGACACGATGCCGACCTCCACCCGGAGCCTGGCCAACCCGGTCGCGGCCCAGGCCGCCGCCTGCCTCTCCGGATACCTGGGCGACGTGTTGCCGAAGGTCTACTTCGGACTGAACGGCGCCGACGTGGTGGAGGTCGCGGTCAAGCTCGCCCGCCTCGCCACCGGGCGCGGACGCGTGCTGGCGGTCCGCGGCGGCTTCCACGGAAAGTCGCTCGGCGCACTCGCGCTGACCCACCATCCGCTCTACCGGGCCGGCCTGCTCGGCTGCCTGGCGGACGTGGTCCACATCGCCCCCGACGACCCGGCGGCAGTGTTGCGCGAGGTGGCCGGCGGCCAGGTGGCCGCCGTCGTCCTCGAACCGGTGCAGGGCGAGAACGGCGCCGTCCCACTGGCGACCGGCGTGCTGCGGCAGTGGTGCGCGGACGCCGCCGAGCACGGCAGCTTCGTCATCGCCGACGAGATCCAGTGCGGGCTGCGCCGGTGCGGGGAGCGCTCGGTCGCCCTCGCCGACGGACTGCCCGTCGACGCGGTGCTCTTCGGCAAGCCGCTGGGCGGCGGTGTGCTGCCGCTGTCGGCGATGCTCTGCTCGGAGCGGCTGTACGCCCCGCTGGCCGCCGATCCCTTCCTGCACTCCGCCACCTTCGGCGGCCACCCGCTGGCCTGCGCGGTGCTGCCCGTGGTGCTGCCCGCGATCGAGGAACTGGCCGAGCACGGGCGACTCCTGTCCGCGCAGTTGGACGGGGTGCTGGAGCGGATCCGCGTACGGTATCCGGGTGTCGTGCGCGAGGTGCGCGGGCGCGGGCTGCTGCGCGGGATCGACTTCACCTCGCCGCAGGCCGCGGGCTCGGTGGTGATCGAGCTGGCCGGCGCCGGACTGCTGGTGTCGCCCTGCCTGAGCAGCCCCACCACCGTGCGCCTGCTGCCCCCACTGGTCAGCGCACCGGCCGACATCGCGCAGGCGGCCGACATCCTCGACGCCGCGATCGCGGTGGCCGAGCGCACCGTGCCGGCGTACGAAGCCAATTGA